One window of Neosynechococcus sphagnicola sy1 genomic DNA carries:
- a CDS encoding Mo-dependent nitrogenase C-terminal domain-containing protein gives MKSVSVINWHYDSLQPMRHWLESTEIHTPDVARLICKLIPARCPFERNITLFNHTLLRIPPLCKLNPFYDQLVELRFKALCYLADELGEDISLYC, from the coding sequence ATGAAATCTGTATCTGTGATTAATTGGCACTATGACTCCTTACAGCCAATGCGCCACTGGTTAGAATCCACCGAGATCCATACCCCCGATGTTGCGCGGCTTATTTGCAAATTGATTCCAGCTCGCTGTCCCTTTGAACGCAACATCACTCTCTTTAACCACACCCTTTTGCGCATCCCGCCCCTGTGTAAGCTCAATCCTTTTTACGATCAACTCGTTGAACTGCGGTTCAAGGCGCTCTGTTATTTGGCCGATGAACTGGGTGAGGATATTAGCCTCTATTGCTAG